One genomic window of Halorhabdus sp. CBA1104 includes the following:
- a CDS encoding TrmB family transcriptional regulator, protein MTDDRSSTDGSDHSIVEECVSLLQTIDFTEYEAKCFVGLQRVRQGTAKDVSDVADVPRARVYDCMEGLQERGLVDVQQGTPREFRVADPDEAVSLLDRRLSDLLDRLAELLPRLQPPEATEDSGDVWVMEGDAEVSERMEGLVQQADEEVLLAAAVEDLLTDDLLAAVRGATERDVDVVIGSPAAGIRERLREELPKARLQETWTWWDSHPIQPGAVSAILMVDGQQLLVSADVETSLPGVRKHRAVWTDGDSAPLVGMMRPLLADAIQRSAEPAV, encoded by the coding sequence ATGACAGACGACAGGTCATCGACAGACGGATCGGATCACTCGATCGTCGAGGAGTGTGTCTCGCTGTTACAGACGATCGATTTCACCGAATACGAGGCGAAGTGTTTCGTCGGACTCCAGCGCGTTCGCCAGGGCACGGCCAAGGACGTCAGTGACGTGGCGGACGTCCCGCGGGCTCGCGTCTACGATTGCATGGAGGGCTTGCAGGAACGGGGGCTGGTCGACGTCCAGCAGGGGACGCCCCGGGAGTTCCGTGTCGCCGACCCGGACGAGGCCGTCTCGCTACTTGATCGCCGCCTCTCGGATCTGCTGGACCGCCTGGCGGAACTCTTGCCGCGGTTGCAGCCGCCCGAGGCGACCGAAGACAGCGGCGACGTGTGGGTGATGGAGGGCGACGCCGAGGTCAGCGAGCGCATGGAAGGGCTCGTTCAGCAAGCCGACGAGGAGGTGTTGCTCGCTGCAGCCGTCGAGGATCTCCTGACTGACGATCTGCTTGCCGCCGTACGTGGGGCCACCGAACGCGACGTCGATGTCGTGATCGGCTCTCCCGCGGCAGGGATTCGCGAGCGCTTGCGGGAGGAACTCCCGAAGGCACGCCTCCAAGAGACCTGGACGTGGTGGGACTCACACCCGATCCAGCCGGGGGCCGTCAGTGCGATTCTCATGGTCGACGGCCAACAGTTACTCGTCAGTGCCGACGTCGAAACGTCACTTCCCGGCGTCCGGAAACACCGGGCCGTCTGGACCGATGGCGACTCCGCGCCGTTGGTCGGGATGATGCGACCGCTGCTTGCCGACGCGATTCAGCGCTCGGCCGAACCCGCAGTGTGA
- a CDS encoding MBL fold metallo-hydrolase produces the protein MDVQFLGGAREIGRSAVLIDDRLLVDFGMQTATPPQFPLDADPEAVVVSHGHLDHVGTIPALLSGDRRPPIHWTPPTRELALTLARDTIKLHGGTYDCPFTEQEVKRVTQVSETHGYREPFEAAGYEVTFFDAGHIPGSAHVLIDDGETRLLYTGDFHTGDHRGSDAPASRTDRRGRPIRGQRLVAGTTARPDADVVITESTYSDVTHEDRAAIEDRFAQSIKTTLWEGGTVVIPAFAIGRTQEAMLICAAHDIPCYVDGMGTHVTELLRRHPEFLRDPEALQRAKSHARFVTGRDGQSGGGAPGFRAGGTGASREERERIAEQNTAIITTSGMLSGGPAMTYVPAIRDRPVNKIAMTGYQVAGTPGRALLETGRAEIDGQVMPVAAQVEQYEFSAHADRGGLLDFLGNYRDSELLVVHGDRTVDFAAELAADGFDASAPERGETVTL, from the coding sequence ATGGACGTGCAGTTTCTGGGCGGCGCTCGCGAAATTGGTCGGAGCGCGGTCCTGATCGACGATCGACTGCTCGTCGACTTCGGGATGCAGACGGCGACGCCGCCGCAGTTTCCACTCGATGCAGACCCCGAAGCAGTCGTCGTCAGCCACGGCCACCTCGATCACGTCGGGACGATCCCCGCCCTGCTGTCGGGTGATCGGCGGCCGCCGATCCACTGGACGCCACCGACTCGTGAGTTGGCGCTGACGCTGGCCCGGGACACGATCAAACTCCACGGTGGCACCTACGACTGCCCCTTTACGGAGCAGGAAGTCAAGCGAGTGACGCAAGTTAGCGAGACGCACGGCTATCGAGAGCCCTTCGAGGCGGCTGGCTACGAGGTCACGTTCTTCGACGCCGGGCACATCCCTGGGAGTGCCCACGTTCTGATCGACGACGGCGAGACGCGACTGCTGTACACGGGTGACTTTCACACGGGCGATCACCGCGGGAGCGACGCTCCCGCGAGCCGTACGGATCGGCGCGGCAGGCCGATCCGTGGACAGCGACTCGTCGCCGGCACCACTGCCCGGCCCGACGCCGACGTCGTGATCACCGAGAGCACGTACTCGGACGTGACCCACGAGGACAGAGCAGCGATCGAAGACCGGTTCGCCCAGAGCATCAAGACGACGCTGTGGGAGGGTGGGACGGTCGTGATCCCGGCCTTTGCGATCGGCCGGACCCAGGAAGCCATGCTGATCTGTGCGGCTCACGACATCCCCTGTTACGTCGACGGGATGGGGACGCACGTGACGGAATTGCTCCGTCGCCATCCTGAATTCCTCCGCGATCCCGAGGCACTCCAGCGGGCCAAATCACACGCTCGCTTCGTCACGGGGAGAGACGGGCAAAGCGGGGGCGGAGCCCCCGGATTCCGAGCGGGAGGCACCGGTGCCTCCCGCGAGGAGCGCGAGCGCATCGCCGAGCAGAACACGGCGATCATCACCACCTCGGGCATGCTCTCGGGCGGTCCGGCGATGACGTACGTTCCGGCGATCCGCGATCGCCCGGTGAACAAGATCGCGATGACCGGCTACCAGGTCGCGGGCACGCCCGGCCGAGCGTTGCTAGAGACGGGCCGGGCCGAAATCGACGGCCAGGTGATGCCCGTCGCCGCCCAGGTCGAACAGTACGAGTTCTCCGCGCATGCTGACCGTGGCGGCCTGCTCGACTTTCTTGGGAACTACCGCGATTCGGAACTGCTCGTCGTCCACGGCGATCGAACCGTCGACTTCGCCGCGGAACTGGCCGCAGACGGCTTCGACGCGTCGGCACCCGAACGCGGTGAGACGGTCACGCTGTGA
- a CDS encoding OFA family MFS transporter: MSEDVEYGARARDVLGFSRWWLVLAAAGMMAVVGPYQYVWSSLRDPVAATLGIDSATLSTVFTLYVVIQAGSQFPVGWWRDRHGPRALSMLAAVLAGGGYLALSVATSVWQVYLAYGLGALGVGIVYTVAVNTALKWFPDRRGLTAGTGTMAFAGGSAALVPYVRANTGPGSPVTAYSGVLQQVGVLIFVVVFVGALVLRDPPADWQSTETEDLGATGRQFTWREMVRTRQFWLMYAMFVAVASAELMLIEKVVSYAGTRSLRAAVATAAATLLPVASAAGRLTIGGLSDRLGRTRTMTVTFGLSGLGLFGVVAFGEGGIGTAFVAAVVASVFCSSPQYTLFPSAVADFYGDANSSGNYALLYSAKIWGGVFGGTVTGTAVVALGWNPTFLLGGCLAVLAGLGALALQPPSGPAEKS, translated from the coding sequence ATGAGTGAGGACGTCGAGTACGGCGCCCGCGCTCGCGACGTGCTCGGGTTCTCACGGTGGTGGTTGGTACTGGCGGCCGCGGGGATGATGGCCGTCGTTGGCCCCTACCAGTACGTCTGGAGCAGCCTCCGGGATCCCGTCGCAGCCACTCTCGGCATCGACAGCGCCACACTCTCGACCGTGTTCACGCTGTACGTCGTGATCCAGGCCGGCAGCCAGTTCCCCGTCGGCTGGTGGCGTGATCGTCACGGTCCACGAGCACTGTCGATGCTCGCTGCTGTCCTCGCCGGCGGTGGCTATCTGGCGTTGTCAGTCGCGACGAGCGTCTGGCAAGTCTATCTCGCCTACGGACTGGGTGCACTGGGCGTCGGGATCGTCTACACGGTGGCCGTCAATACGGCACTGAAGTGGTTCCCGGACCGTCGCGGCCTCACGGCTGGGACCGGGACGATGGCGTTTGCCGGCGGGAGCGCCGCGTTGGTCCCGTACGTCCGGGCGAACACGGGACCGGGCAGTCCCGTCACGGCGTACAGTGGCGTCCTCCAGCAGGTCGGCGTACTCATCTTCGTGGTCGTGTTCGTCGGCGCGCTCGTCCTCCGTGATCCGCCGGCCGACTGGCAGTCGACAGAGACCGAAGACCTGGGAGCGACTGGCCGGCAGTTCACCTGGCGGGAGATGGTCCGGACCCGGCAGTTCTGGCTCATGTACGCGATGTTCGTCGCCGTCGCCAGCGCCGAACTCATGCTCATCGAGAAGGTCGTCTCCTATGCGGGGACGCGCTCTCTGCGGGCGGCCGTCGCCACGGCGGCTGCGACGCTGCTACCGGTTGCCAGTGCGGCGGGTCGGCTGACGATCGGCGGGCTCAGCGACCGACTCGGGCGCACGCGGACGATGACGGTAACGTTCGGTCTCAGCGGCCTCGGCCTGTTCGGGGTCGTCGCCTTCGGAGAGGGAGGGATCGGGACGGCGTTTGTCGCCGCCGTCGTCGCCAGCGTGTTCTGCTCGAGTCCACAGTACACCTTGTTCCCGAGTGCAGTCGCGGACTTCTATGGCGATGCCAACTCCAGTGGCAACTACGCGCTGCTGTACTCCGCGAAGATCTGGGGAGGCGTCTTCGGCGGGACCGTCACCGGCACAGCGGTGGTCGCCCTGGGCTGGAACCCGACGTTCCTCCTCGGAGGGTGTCTGGCGGTGCTGGCCGGGCTCGGGGCGCTCGCCTTGCAGCCACCGTCGGGACCTGCCGAGAAGTCCTGA
- a CDS encoding transcription initiation factor IIB family protein: MSETNSARTVSKHRAGNRQNGQQAESTTACPECDGTVVTDEERGERVCEACGIVVESEAIDHGPEWRAFTPAERDQRSRVGAPTTKLLHDEGLSTSISWSNKDASGQTLSASQREKMGRLRVWDERFRAQDAQDRNLKQALGEIDRMASALGLPDNVRETASVIYRRALEDGLLPGRSIEGMATASLYAAARQAGTPRSLDEFEPVSRVPRQKFARAYRYLARQLELGIAPADPASYLPRFVSELGVGDELERRARKLLARAKEDGVHSGKNPTGLAAGAIYAAGLLTGDRVTQGAVAETADVSEVTIRDRYSELLALLESGDVDARSEAAGL; encoded by the coding sequence ATGTCAGAAACGAACTCGGCACGGACGGTCTCTAAGCACCGAGCGGGCAACCGGCAGAACGGACAGCAGGCCGAATCGACGACAGCGTGTCCCGAGTGTGACGGGACAGTCGTGACGGACGAAGAGCGCGGCGAGCGGGTCTGTGAGGCGTGTGGCATCGTCGTCGAGTCCGAGGCCATCGACCACGGGCCGGAGTGGCGTGCATTCACGCCCGCAGAGCGCGACCAGCGGAGTCGCGTCGGTGCCCCGACGACCAAGCTGCTCCACGACGAAGGGCTCTCGACGTCGATCAGTTGGTCTAACAAGGACGCCAGCGGCCAGACCCTCTCGGCCTCCCAGCGGGAGAAGATGGGGCGGCTTCGCGTCTGGGACGAGCGCTTTCGCGCCCAAGACGCCCAAGATCGGAACCTGAAACAGGCGTTGGGCGAGATCGACCGGATGGCTTCGGCACTGGGACTGCCAGACAACGTCCGTGAAACCGCCTCCGTGATCTACCGGCGAGCCCTCGAAGATGGGCTGCTCCCGGGGCGCTCGATCGAAGGGATGGCCACGGCGTCGCTGTACGCCGCAGCCCGCCAAGCCGGCACACCCCGCAGCCTCGACGAGTTCGAGCCCGTGAGTCGAGTCCCTCGCCAAAAGTTCGCCCGTGCATACCGGTATCTCGCTCGTCAGCTCGAACTCGGGATCGCTCCCGCAGATCCGGCATCGTACCTGCCACGGTTCGTCTCGGAACTTGGGGTCGGTGACGAGCTCGAACGACGCGCCCGCAAGCTGCTGGCGAGGGCAAAAGAGGATGGAGTCCACAGCGGCAAGAACCCGACAGGACTGGCTGCAGGCGCGATCTACGCTGCCGGACTGCTGACCGGCGACCGGGTTACCCAGGGTGCCGTCGCCGAGACGGCCGACGTCAGCGAGGTCACGATCAGGGATCGGTACTCCGAGCTCCTGGCGTTGCTCGAAAGCGGCGACGTGGACGCTCGCAGTGAGGCTGCCGGCCTGTAG
- the nagA gene encoding N-acetylglucosamine-6-phosphate deacetylase — protein MTASERIAVGQALTPSRQLEGTVVTIEDGTIEAVQSRAAAERSPTRTYPDGIAVPGFVDAHIHGYAGDAVSGDPDGLVNIAEGVVETGVTSLFPTTVSAPQDELVAAGAATATAVDRDHDGASIAGLHLEGPHVNDDQRGAQDPAALRDPAVEELQAVADAAEGTLARVTLAPELTGADEFIQAAREQGLVVSAGHSGADFETATTAFDAGISIATHLYNGMIGFHHREPGIIGASLLDDGVTAELITDLQHLHPGAIELALAAKGHEGCMLITDAIAATGLPDGEYSLGEMDVVVEDGTSRLVEDGSLAGSTLTMDAAVRNLVEELGLDLSRAVQMATDIPARAMELDDRGRLEPGLRGDLTILDGDLTVQATIVGGEVVYEREAAREATRQ, from the coding sequence ATGACCGCGAGTGAACGGATCGCAGTGGGCCAGGCGCTAACGCCGTCACGACAGCTCGAAGGAACCGTTGTCACGATCGAAGACGGGACGATCGAGGCAGTCCAGAGCCGGGCAGCGGCCGAGCGCTCGCCGACACGAACGTATCCAGATGGGATCGCAGTCCCCGGCTTCGTCGACGCACACATCCACGGCTACGCGGGCGATGCCGTCTCCGGCGATCCGGACGGGCTGGTGAATATCGCGGAAGGAGTCGTCGAGACCGGCGTGACGTCGCTGTTCCCGACGACCGTCTCAGCCCCCCAAGACGAGCTCGTCGCTGCGGGGGCAGCCACCGCCACGGCCGTCGATCGCGACCACGACGGCGCCTCAATCGCCGGCCTCCACCTCGAAGGACCACACGTCAACGACGACCAGCGTGGGGCCCAAGATCCAGCTGCACTCCGGGACCCGGCTGTCGAGGAACTCCAGGCCGTCGCCGACGCCGCCGAGGGGACCCTCGCTCGCGTCACGCTCGCCCCGGAATTGACCGGCGCAGACGAGTTCATCCAGGCGGCACGCGAGCAGGGACTGGTCGTCTCGGCCGGCCACTCCGGGGCCGATTTCGAGACGGCCACCACCGCCTTCGATGCCGGCATCTCGATCGCGACCCACCTCTACAACGGCATGATCGGCTTCCATCACCGTGAGCCGGGGATCATCGGCGCGTCACTGCTCGACGATGGCGTCACCGCCGAACTCATCACTGACTTACAACACCTCCACCCGGGGGCGATCGAGCTCGCGCTGGCCGCCAAGGGACACGAGGGGTGCATGCTCATCACGGACGCCATCGCCGCGACAGGGCTGCCAGATGGCGAGTACAGCCTCGGTGAAATGGACGTCGTCGTCGAGGACGGAACCAGCCGGCTCGTCGAGGATGGCTCACTCGCGGGCAGCACACTCACGATGGACGCCGCCGTCCGGAATCTGGTCGAGGAGCTCGGACTGGACCTGTCGAGGGCGGTCCAGATGGCGACGGACATCCCAGCTCGCGCGATGGAACTGGACGACCGTGGACGGCTAGAGCCCGGCCTGCGTGGGGACCTGACGATCCTCGACGGCGACCTGACGGTCCAGGCAACGATCGTCGGCGGCGAAGTCGTCTACGAGCGCGAGGCGGCCCGAGAAGCAACACGGCAGTAG